A genomic stretch from Streptomyces venezuelae ATCC 10712 includes:
- a CDS encoding alpha/beta fold hydrolase translates to MSSTELPETRSAAAPAASRATRAVRVADGEELRSVSLPGLSLTVRARPGDTPGLPPALYVHGLGGSSQNWSALMPLLADLVDGEAVDLPGFGDSPPPDDGNYSIIAHARAVIRLLDSAGRGPVHLFGNSLGGAVATRVAAARPDLVRTLTLISPALPELRAQRTTWPTVLLAVPGVASAFARLTKDWTAEQRVRGVLALCYGDPGRVTDEGLRHAVEEMERRLELPYFWDAMARSSRGIVDAYTLGGQHGLWRQAERVLAPTLLVYGGRDRLVSYRMARRAAATFRGSRLLTLPDAGHVAMMEYPETVAQAARDLIVDHGGS, encoded by the coding sequence ATGTCGTCGACCGAGCTGCCGGAAACCCGGAGCGCCGCCGCACCGGCCGCCTCGCGCGCCACCCGCGCCGTGCGGGTCGCCGACGGCGAGGAGCTCCGCTCCGTGTCCCTGCCCGGCCTCAGCCTCACCGTGCGGGCCCGGCCGGGCGACACGCCGGGACTGCCGCCCGCGCTGTACGTCCACGGCCTCGGCGGGTCCTCGCAGAACTGGTCCGCCCTGATGCCGCTGCTCGCGGACCTCGTCGACGGCGAGGCGGTCGACCTGCCCGGCTTCGGCGACTCGCCGCCGCCCGACGACGGCAACTACTCGATCATCGCGCACGCCCGGGCCGTCATCCGGCTCCTCGACTCCGCGGGACGCGGCCCGGTGCACCTCTTCGGCAACTCGCTGGGCGGCGCCGTCGCCACCCGCGTCGCCGCGGCCCGGCCCGACCTGGTCCGCACCCTCACCCTGATCTCGCCGGCACTGCCCGAGCTGCGCGCCCAGCGGACCACCTGGCCCACGGTGCTGCTCGCGGTGCCCGGCGTCGCCTCGGCCTTCGCGAGGCTCACCAAGGACTGGACGGCCGAGCAGCGGGTCCGCGGCGTCCTCGCCCTCTGTTACGGGGACCCCGGCCGGGTCACCGACGAGGGGCTTCGGCACGCCGTGGAAGAGATGGAGCGGCGCCTCGAGCTCCCCTACTTCTGGGACGCCATGGCCCGTTCCTCGCGCGGCATCGTCGACGCGTACACGCTCGGCGGCCAGCACGGACTGTGGCGGCAGGCCGAACGGGTCCTCGCCCCCACTCTGCTCGTCTACGGCGGTCGCGACCGGCTGGTGTCGTACCGTATGGCCCGGCGGGCGGCCGCCACGTTCCGGGGTTCGCGCCTGCTGACCCTCCCCGACGCGGGGCACGTGGCGATGATGGAGTACCCCGAGACGGTCGCCCAGGCCGCCCGGGACCTGATCGTCGATCACGGCGGGAGCTGA
- a CDS encoding DUF3152 domain-containing protein yields the protein MGRHSRKGSAPSVGDTGQQTAVPQAQAPAPGAGTPGSPGTPGAPAGRAPGTGRRRRTADGTGPRQPGDPTGTPAHGSPAYGNPAYGTPTQGTPAHGTPAYGYAGGAHDTGSHATPGTPAHGTPVYRTPVRGGHPQHDESTAARPGPYVPRHGAPRAAEAGPDAAQAPFIPGQRRESGPGDEEPMAGRGGLGRTLTGVAAAAVATVLAVVVTGQVTEQEESPSAARAAGQPDGRASDDTSASRSDERPVPPSPAATPSGFPPPPTYDELIGYQFPIDPKMKGPGTFKAVPGFQKAPGKGKTIRYRIDVEDGLGLDQELFTTAVFKTLNDARSWAGKGEMTFERISTGDPQFVITLASPGTTGDWCRKSGLDTTIDNVSCDSASTNRVMINAFRWAQGSETFGPKAMLAYRQMLINHEVGHRLGHGHVNCRTPGALAPVMQQQTKSLDIDGIKCRPNPWVHPGS from the coding sequence GTGGGACGACATAGCCGCAAGGGCTCCGCGCCCTCGGTGGGCGACACCGGGCAACAGACAGCGGTTCCGCAGGCGCAGGCGCCGGCGCCGGGGGCGGGGACACCAGGATCACCGGGGACACCCGGGGCACCGGCCGGCCGCGCGCCGGGCACCGGGCGCCGCCGCAGGACCGCGGACGGCACGGGCCCACGGCAGCCCGGCGACCCGACCGGCACACCGGCCCACGGCAGCCCGGCGTACGGGAACCCGGCGTACGGGACCCCGACGCAGGGGACGCCCGCGCACGGCACTCCGGCGTACGGGTACGCCGGTGGGGCGCATGACACCGGTTCCCACGCCACCCCCGGCACCCCGGCGCACGGGACGCCCGTGTACCGGACCCCCGTGCGGGGCGGGCATCCGCAGCACGACGAGAGCACCGCGGCCCGGCCCGGGCCGTACGTACCCCGGCACGGCGCGCCCCGCGCCGCTGAGGCCGGGCCGGACGCCGCGCAGGCGCCGTTCATCCCCGGTCAGCGCCGCGAGAGCGGCCCCGGGGACGAGGAGCCGATGGCCGGCCGGGGCGGTCTCGGCCGCACCCTCACCGGGGTCGCGGCGGCCGCCGTCGCCACCGTCCTCGCGGTCGTCGTCACCGGGCAGGTCACCGAGCAGGAGGAGTCCCCGTCCGCGGCCCGCGCCGCCGGGCAGCCGGACGGGCGTGCCTCGGACGACACCTCCGCCTCCCGCTCCGACGAGCGGCCCGTCCCGCCGAGCCCGGCGGCGACCCCCAGCGGCTTCCCGCCGCCGCCGACGTACGACGAGCTGATCGGCTACCAGTTCCCGATCGACCCGAAGATGAAGGGGCCCGGGACCTTCAAGGCCGTGCCGGGCTTCCAGAAGGCGCCGGGCAAGGGGAAGACGATCCGCTACCGGATCGACGTGGAGGACGGCCTAGGCCTCGACCAGGAGCTGTTCACCACGGCCGTGTTCAAGACGCTGAACGACGCGCGGAGTTGGGCGGGGAAGGGGGAGATGACCTTCGAGCGCATTTCCACCGGGGACCCGCAGTTCGTCATCACGCTCGCCAGCCCGGGCACCACCGGCGACTGGTGCCGGAAGTCCGGTCTCGACACCACGATCGACAACGTGTCCTGCGACTCGGCCAGCACGAACCGCGTGATGATCAACGCCTTCCGCTGGGCACAGGGCTCGGAGACCTTCGGTCCCAAGGCGATGCTCGCGTATCGCCAGATGCTCATCAATCACGAGGTCGGGCACCGGCTCGGGCACGG